The sequence CGGCAACCGCGGTCTGCCAGGGGTTGCCCTGCAGGTTCGTCAGGTAGTAGTCATCGAGATCGGGTGAGGAACCGACGTAGTACGGGTGCAGCACCAGAGGAACATCGAGCTCCACGGCCGCCTCGAGCACCGGCCGGAGAGATGGATCGTCGAGCGGCACGCCCTCGACGTGCGGGCCGATCTGCGCCCCGCGCATCCCGAGTGTCGTGACGGTCCGCCGCAACTCCTTCGCCGCGTCGTCCGGGCTTTGCATCGGTAGGTTCGCGAGCCCGAAGAACCGACCACGGCCTTGGTCGACCATCGCAGCGACTGCATCATTGATCGTGCGCGCGGCCGCCGCGGCGCCTTCGACCTCCGTCCAGTAGAGAAAGAGGGGCGGGGCAACGGAGATCACCGAGATGTCGGTCCCGGCGGCGTCCATGCTGGCCAGGCGCGCTTCGACGTCGAAGAACTCTTGGACCAGCGGGTACCGGTAGCCCTGCCGGTGCACAACGACCGGGCTGTCGCCGTTCTCCTCGATGCGAATGCCGTCGGGTGCGGTGCCTTGGCGCATCGCCGCCACGAGATTCGGTGGGATGACGTGTCCGTGGGTGTCGATGACGGTCACAGCGCCTCCAGGATCTCTTCTGCGGTTGCCACCCAGCCGAACGCCTGGCGGATGATGGCTAGTGCCGGCTCGTGCAAGGCCGGGTCCATCGTGTCGACGCAGTCGCTGACCACGATAGGGGCGTAGTCGCGGGCGTTGGCCGCCACAGTGGTCGCGAGCACGCAGCTGTTCGTGTTGACGCCGGTGAGAAGGAGAGTCCCTACCCCGCGAGAACGAAGCACGTGGTCGAGCTCGGTTGCGACGAACGAGTCGTACCGCTTCTTGTGCAGGATGACGATGTCGTGGTCAGGGTCGAGGATCTCGGGCACGACCACGAGGCCGTTACCTGAGACGAGTTGGTGGTTGAGGACGTTGGCCCGGGTGGCATCACCGCCGGCGACCTCGCTCCACCAGGGGTTCGAGGCGATCTCCTCTCGGCTGTGGTAGGCGGTGACCACGTGCACGACGGGTAGCCCGTGGCTGCGTGCGCCGTCGACGAGCACTCGGTTCGCTTCGATGACTCGCGCCGCGGCGTCCGCAGAAAGGGGCATGGTCGCGACTGTGGGGTCCAGATGACCGGGATGCATGTCGATCGTGACGACCGCGGCGTTCGTCAAGGACTTCGGCAGGTTACTCATCAGAGGTGCTCCTCGGCAGTGGTCGTTGTTCGATCTCGCCGGAGGGCATCACGTAGTCGATCCGCTCCTCGACAGGCTTTCCCTCGACGCGCTCGACGAGCCAGTCGGCGGCGTAGTTGATCCAGTTCGGTCCGGAGGCGACGGAGGGCGTCGGCATCGAGAGTGCGTGTCGCCCTTGCTGATACACGAGCATGGCCGCCGGGCTCGCGCAGTCTGCGACCAGGTCGTAGCTGTGCTCGATGGGGGAGAGCTCGTCGGCGTCACCGGCGACGACGAGCCATGGCACGCTCATCTGCGGCATGGCCGGACGCAGGTCGATCTGCTTCACCATCTCGTCGAAGGCGTCCTCGTCGTTCTCCATCGCCGACATCCACATGTACCGGGCCTTGAAGCTCGGTGACGCCGCCTCGAAGATCGTGAAGCATCCGGGCTCGTGGCAGACGAGCCCGACCGCCGCACCGCGCAGGCTGGGCTGGGTTGCCGCGATCTGGGACATCCAGTAGGAGCCGAACGAGAGACCGAGCCCTACGACCTGGTTCTCGTCCACCTCGGGTCGTGAGCGGCACCACTGCATGAGTGCTTCACCGGCATCGACCCACGCTGTGGGGGTGAACGGCACCCCGCGGATCGGTGCCTCACCCTGCCCGGGGCCGTCGAAGGAGAGCACGGCGAAACCCCGTTCCAGGAGCTTGTCACCGTAGAGGCTGACGTTCAGCTCCTTGGCTGCGTCCATTCCGCCGCAGTACAGCACAGTGCGAATCGGTTCACCCGAGTGGCCACGGGGCAGGTGCAGCCAGGCGGGGAGGTACGCATCGCCGAACGGGATCTCCACCCGCTCGACGTGATGGTCCGCGAGACGGGCGTAGGCGGAGTAGGCCTCGTTCTTCAGATCATCGAGACGGACCAGCTCCTGCGTGGTCTCCCAGATCGGCCACTCGGCCGTCGCGTAGAGGAGCGCCGCGTAGAAGTAGCTGTCCCGCGCAGTCTCGAGGTGGCCGGCGGACTCGGCGCTCTCGGCCGTGCGGCGACGATGCTCCGCCCGCTCGGTGAACACCGGGACGATATCCGCAAACTTCGTGATGCGCGCCGTCGCCACGGCGAACTCGCCGATGCCCTCCACTCCCATCGGACGCACGGTGTAGGCGATACGGGGCTGGTCCCACTCAAAACCGTCCGTGCGCAGTACGGAGTCGATCATCCAGCGTTGCTCATGCCAGCGGCGTGGACCTGATGGTCGCGTCATCGTTGCTCCTCCTCGGTTGTCTCTCGTGTTCGGTCAGTGGGGTTTCGCGGTGCGTACACGGCTGAATTGGTCCGACTTCACGAAGAGCAGGACGAGGACGCCGACCAGCGGAAGCACGGTCAGCTGCCAGATGCCGGCGCCACCCCACCCCACGCCGTCGACGAGGCTCGAGAAGATGTACCCGGCGATCGAGGCAGGCACGTAGAAGCAGCTGACGAAGAATCCGGAGGCTCGACCGATCAGCGCCGGACGCACGGCACGCTGTAGTCCGGCGTAGACGCCGACAAAGCAGAAGCCGCTCGCGACAGCGCCCTCGGCGAAGGCGAGGACGTACTGCCAGCCGACGGATGTCGGTCCGTTGAAGATGAGGAAGCCAACGACGGCTCCGATGAGGAGCGCACCAATCAGCACGTTTCGTATGTTGAGCCGGTCCATCAGGTAGCCGGCCGGTAGCCCCATCATCGCGCCGAGGCCGAACATGCTGGCGATCGTGCCCGCGTCGGAGAGGGAGATCTGCAACTCGTCCTGGAGGAACGTGGGGTAGAGCCCGATGAACCCGTACATCGCGATCCCGACGACGACCGCGGTCAGGCCGAGAAGGATGACGTTCCTGTTCAAGAACCGAGCGGGTACATGGTCGGTGTGGCCGACCTCGTCGGAGGCCTCATCGGCGAGTTCGACCTGCTCGGTGAACCGCCTCTTGACGAAGAACGCGATGATCAACACGAACGCGAAGCCAACGGCACCGAAGATATAGAACGGTATCCGCCAGTCCCCGAGATTCGCCGCGAGGTTGGCCCCCACCACGGGGCCGAGGAAACCGCCGAGCCCAAACGCGAAGTTGAGGCTCCCGATGGCGAGAGCGCGGTTCGCGAAGAAGTAGGCGCCGACCGCTGAGAACAAGGCCGCATTCTGCATCGCCTCGCCAACACCTGAGAGCGCGCGGTAGGCGAACATGTCGAAGAACCCGACGCCGAACGCGGTGAGCACGGTGAAGACCGAGTAGATGCCGATGCCGATGAGCATCACCGACTTGCGGGAGAGTCTGTCGAGGAGGAAACCGGTCGGTACGCCGGCCAGTCCGATCCCCAGCGTGAAGATGGTGGCGAGGAGCCCGCCCTGGGCGAGGGTGTAGCCCAGGTCCGCACTGACCTGCGGGAGCAGGACGGGGAAGACCTGGCGATCCATCGCGTTCAGTGTGTACGACAGGCAAACGACAACGAGACTGGTCAGCGCGACTGACCGGGTGAGTCGGGCGAGGTCCGGTTTCGACTCGACCTGAGGGCTGGGGCTCTGACTCATCTGCGCATCACTCCTTCGTGTTCATCATGCTGACCCCGAATCTTCGATCATGCACTCTATAATTTATAAAATGCACTAGGCTCAGGTATAGCGCATCCCCGGGTGGTGTCGTCAAGTGCGGCCGTCGCCGCGGGTCCGCGGACGCGCTTCGCCTGACGACGAGGATTGGAGTTGCATGAGATCGCTCGACAGCCGACTGCCGGAGCCTGATCAGCAGGGGGCCAGACCGACGGTTGCGATCGCCTCGCTGGGCGGCACGATCACGATGACCAGTGCGGACGGCGGCGGCGTCGCGCCGTCGCTGACCGCCGAGGACCTGCTTGCGTCGGTACCCGAGCTGCGCACTGCAGCTGTTCTCACGACCGAGACCATCCGGACCGTTCCAGGGGCATCGCTCAGCCTGACCGACATCCTCGAGGCGCTGCAGTGGGCGAGGAGTGCGGTTGCCGGGGGAGCGTCCGGGGTGGTGATGATCCAGGGCACCGACACCATCGAGGAGACGGCGTACCTGCTCGACCTCTACTGGGGCGAGCAGGCGCCGCTGATCGTGACCGGCGCGATGCGGCCGCCGCAGCTTGTCAGTGCCGATGGACCGGCCAACCTCCTTGCGTCCGTGCGCGTGGCCTGCGCGGAACAAGCGTGTGGCCGTGGCGTGCTGGTCGTGCTGAACGACGAGATCCACGCCGCCAGCAGGGTACGCAAGATGCGGGCCAGCGGTCTCAACGCATTCGAGTCGCCGTCGTTCGGGCCGCTCGGTTACATCGATGAGGGAGTGCCGGTATTTGGGAATACCTTCGCTCGTGTGTCGCTCGATCTGCCAGTACCCACGTGTGCGCCGCGCGTCGCGCTGCTCGAGACCGCGCTCGGTGACGACGGCGAGCTTCTCGACCTGGCTGTGGGTGCAGGTTTCGATGGAGTGGTGCTGAGCGGGTTCGGCGTTGGACATGTCTCATCGACGGTGGCAGCGGCGGTCGAACGGGCGGCGGCGTCCGTTCCCGTTGTGCTCGCGAGCCGCACCGGCAATGGCAGCACCTATCGGCACAGCTACGGCTTCGTCGGCTCCGAGTCGGACCTCATCACCCGCGGGGCGATGATCGCCGGATGGCTGGATGCTCGAAAGGCGCGGATCCTTCTGGCGTGTCTGATCGCGGGTGGCGCAGATGGGCCGCGGATCCGACGCGAACTGGACCAGCGTGGCGGGCTGATGGTCTAGGGCCGCAGCCGCAGTAGCCTAGACCTGCACAGTACGGCGCGCCGGGAAGGTCGTTCATGACGTTCAGTCTCAACTCCAAGCACGGCCGGAGTATGACGACGCACGGTTTCGTCCTTCAGGCGCTTCGCGACGGGATTCTCGATGGTTCGGTCGCTGGCGGAACGCGCCTCATCCAAGCCGATCTCGCGCGCGAACTCGAGGTCAGCATCACTCCGGTTCGCGAAGCGCTGCGCGACCTCGCCACCGAAGGGCTCGTCGTCTTCGACCCGCACCGTGGTTTCCGCGTGCGTACCCTCGACCTTGCCGAGGTTCGTGAGCTCTATGAGCTGCGGATGACCCTCGAGCCGTTGACGGTCCGACGCGTGGCCGAGCGCGTCTCCGACGATCAGCTCGAACGGGCGGAGGACCTGCGTCAGGCGATGGAGCACGCAACGAATGTCTCGGAATGGTCCGAGCTCAACCGGCGATTCCACGCGACCCTGGTCGAGGGGGACGGGGGCAGCAGGCTGGCACAGATCGTCGAAGGGTTGCGGGACAGCGCGTCGGCCTACGTGAGTCTGTCGCTGAGCGCGAGTCCCGAGCGCATCGCGGAGTCGGACCGCGAGCACGCTCAACTGATCGAGCTCTACCGCAGCAAAGACATCGAGGGCGCAGTGGCTCTGACTGTGCAACACCTACACACGACACTGTCCACGATCGAAGAGGCGTACGAGAAGGGTCTGCTGTAGGAACGTGGGGCCCGTTCGCGCACCCGGCGTGTTCTTCCAGCGGCCGCTAGTCTTACCCGAGCGGATCCGCTGCGGGCGCAGCGCCCGCTGCGACGGTAGCGCGCTGGGGCTGACGCGGTCGCACCTCTAGGCCGGGCCCTCGTGCGGCCGAAGCGCCTCCGCAGTCGGATCGACCGTGGTGGCTACGATCGTTGCCATGAGTCTCTGGAGCCCTGACCGTGCGAATCTGGTCGTTCATGCCGACAACGCGCAGGTCCTCGACAGTCTGCCCGACTCTTCGTTCCGGATGATCTACATCGACCCGCCATTCAATACCGGGAAGACGCAAAAGCGGCATTCTTTGACCACCGTGCGTTCAGCGCAGGGGTCGAGGGTCGGGTTCCACGGCCAAAGGTACGAGACGATCAAGGGCAAGGTTCTCGCGTACAACGATGCGTTCGACGACTACTGGTCCTTCCTGGAGCCTCGGTTGGAGGAAGCGTGGCGGCTCCTCGCCGAGGACGGCACGCTCTACCTGCACCTCGACTACCGGGAAAGCCATTATGCCAAAGTGTTGCTTGATGCACTGTTCGGCAGAGAATGCTTCCTCAATGAGATCATCTGGGTCTACGACTACGGTGCCCGCACCACCAGCAAATGGCCGACGAAACATGACACCATCTTGGTCTACGTCAAGGACCCGAAGAAATACTACTTCAACAATGAAGAGGTCGACCGTGAGCCGTATATGGCTCCCGGTCTGGTGACGCCCGAGAAGGCGGCGAAGGGCAAGCTCCCTACCGACGTCTGGTGGCACACGATCGTCTCGCCGACCGGTAAGGAGAAGACCGGATACGCCACCCAGAAGCCGGAGGGTGTGCTTCGCCGCATGGTGCAGGCGAGCAGCCAAGAGGGCGACTGGGTCCTCGACTTCTTCGCCGGCAGCGGCACCCTCGGCGCAGTCGCCAGTCAGCTCGAACGCCGATTTGTCTTGGTGGACAGCAACCCCGAGGCGATCGAGGTGATGAAGAAGCGGCTGATCCCCGGGCCGAACCGCCGCGACGTCGAGTTCGTCTCTCTCCCCAGTGCGGAAACCGTCATCGCGTGATGACTGAGGCGGACGTCCTGGACGTCGCGGCCGACCTGCGGGCCTTCTTCGGCTGAGGCCCCCACCGCCCCAAGGAAGCGCCGCCGGGCCCCCTCGGCGGCGCTTCCCGTCTGTGATCACCTGGGCTTCTGCCCGCGCAGGTAGACCAGCTGGTAGTTCCAGATGCGGAATGTCGGGTCGTGGCAGAGTTCCTGGTAGCGCTGCATCTCCCACTCCTCGGCACCGGCGGCGAGGAGGGCGTCGTGAGCTTGAGTGTTCAACGCGGCGTGCACCAGCAGGCCGGGGCTACCACCGGTAGCGGTCTGTGAGTTTTCCGTCCCGTAGAGGTGCGCCAGACCGGCAGCCACCATCTGGTCGCTGATGCGGTAGCCCCAGGTCAGGTCCATCCCGGCAGCAGGCCCGACCACCTCGTGCGAGAGGTACTGGATCCGTTCCCAGATCGCCACGTCGCGCATGCAGTGGTCGGAGAGCACCCGCAGTGGGCGTGAGGTGGCATCGCCGATCACCAGCCAGCCGCCCGGCGCGAGCGCATCTGCGAGCGTGCTGAGAATCGCCTCCCGATCGGGCAGGTGCAGCAGCGTCAGCCGGGCATGGATCAGGTCGTACGGTCCGGCCTGCGCCCCGACCAGCCCCTCGTTGATATCGGCACCGACCACGGTGATTCCTGGCCCATCGCCCAGCCTGCTGGTGTCGATATCGACAGCCACCACCTCACCGCTGGGCCCCACCTGCTTGGCCAGCCACCGCACCACCGACCCGCCGCCTGCGCCCACGTCGAGGCACCGCTGGCCGGGCTGCAGACCGATCGGGCCGATGATGCTGACGGTGTGGACGTCGAACAGGTGAGCGAGGTGGTCCATATGGTCACCGCCCTGCTCAGAGCCGGTATCGAACAGGTAAGAGTTCTGCGTGTCCGTCATCTGCCCAGCGTGGGCGGTCGACGGCGCAGCGCACCATCCGTAATCACACGGATTCTCCCGTGATCGCCCAGGCAATCACGCCCTGCCGGCTGGACACCGCGAGCTTAGTGCGAATGTGCTCCTGATGGGTCTCCACGGTCCGCCGGGAGATGACCAGCTGCTCGGCGATCTCGGTGTTGGTCAGTCCCTTCCCGGTCAGCATGGCGACCTCGTGCTCGCGCTCGGAGAGTGCAGGCCTGGACCGGTCCGGAAGGCCCAGGGCGGCACTGATCGCCTGCTCGGTCGTCATCGCGGCGCCGGCAGAGCGCAGCTTCTCGGCCACCGGCACCCCCACCTTCCGTTCGGCGTCCTCGACCGCTGCCGTCACGATCGCCGCGACTACCGGTGGGACCGCCGTGCCGTGCCGGGCGAGTGCCTGGGCGGCGCCGGCCAGCCGCAGAACGGCGGGCGTCCGGCCCTCGCTGTGCGCGAGCGAGACCCCGGACCAGAGCCACTCGGAGTCTCCGTCAGCGGCGCCGAGCAGCTGCAGATCGGCGATCGCCCCCGCCAGGTACTTGCGATGTGCGGCCAGGTCGCCGCGCCGTGCTGCCGCATAGGACAGTCCCACCCGGGTACGGCGGGCGATCGCCGGGGCCGGTTCGGCCGAGGCCAACAGCCGCAGAGCTGCCAGGTCTGCCTCTGCCCCTTGGTCGATCTCGTCGAGGGTGAAGTGGGCATAGGCGAGCACTGTGTGTGACCACGCTTCCGCCTGGCGGTCACCGAGGTCGGCAAAGAGTGCGATGCTGCGCTGGCAGCAGGAGACGGCCCGCCGAGAGTCTCCGGCTGCGGCAGCCACCTGAGCGAGGGCGCGCAGGCCACGAGCCTGCCCATCGTCGTCACCGAGAGTGCGCATCAGCTCGACGGCGTCGGCCGACTGGGTGATCGCCTCGCGGTAGCGGCCCTGCCGGTAGCCCAGCTGCGCGAGTGCCAAAAGGGCTTCAGCCCGAGTGCGTGGCGACAGTCCTGGCGCGACCAGCAGGGGCTCGATCCGTTCCCGGGCGGCGTTCACGTGGCCGCGGTGCTCCCAGTAGCCGGCCAGACACGTCACCAGCTGCACGGCCAGATCACCGTGCCCAGCACGAGCCCATGTGACTGCTGCTAGCACATTGCCCTCCACGTCCCGCAACCGCGAGTACTGTCGGTGCCCCGCCACTCCCATCAGCCCAAGGGAGGCGGATCGGGCCACCTCGAGGAAGTGCTGGGCGTGGGCAGCACGGACCTGCTCGCCACGCGTCGTGGCTTCCAGGCGGGCGGCAGCGTACTGC is a genomic window of Ruania zhangjianzhongii containing:
- a CDS encoding amidohydrolase family protein, giving the protein MTVIDTHGHVIPPNLVAAMRQGTAPDGIRIEENGDSPVVVHRQGYRYPLVQEFFDVEARLASMDAAGTDISVISVAPPLFLYWTEVEGAAAAARTINDAVAAMVDQGRGRFFGLANLPMQSPDDAAKELRRTVTTLGMRGAQIGPHVEGVPLDDPSLRPVLEAAVELDVPLVLHPYYVGSSPDLDDYYLTNLQGNPWQTAVAASRLIFSGILDELPDLKVVLVHGGGHLPFQIGRLDHGHRVRPEAKRPRRPPSEYLRRFHYDTLTHSRESTDWLIQRVGADRVMFGTDIPFDMAGGTFPEQVTDAAGRTAVSSENATRLFNLNGAPR
- a CDS encoding cysteine hydrolase family protein, which gives rise to MSNLPKSLTNAAVVTIDMHPGHLDPTVATMPLSADAAARVIEANRVLVDGARSHGLPVVHVVTAYHSREEIASNPWWSEVAGGDATRANVLNHQLVSGNGLVVVPEILDPDHDIVILHKKRYDSFVATELDHVLRSRGVGTLLLTGVNTNSCVLATTVAANARDYAPIVVSDCVDTMDPALHEPALAIIRQAFGWVATAEEILEAL
- a CDS encoding alpha/beta hydrolase — its product is MTRPSGPRRWHEQRWMIDSVLRTDGFEWDQPRIAYTVRPMGVEGIGEFAVATARITKFADIVPVFTERAEHRRRTAESAESAGHLETARDSYFYAALLYATAEWPIWETTQELVRLDDLKNEAYSAYARLADHHVERVEIPFGDAYLPAWLHLPRGHSGEPIRTVLYCGGMDAAKELNVSLYGDKLLERGFAVLSFDGPGQGEAPIRGVPFTPTAWVDAGEALMQWCRSRPEVDENQVVGLGLSFGSYWMSQIAATQPSLRGAAVGLVCHEPGCFTIFEAASPSFKARYMWMSAMENDEDAFDEMVKQIDLRPAMPQMSVPWLVVAGDADELSPIEHSYDLVADCASPAAMLVYQQGRHALSMPTPSVASGPNWINYAADWLVERVEGKPVEERIDYVMPSGEIEQRPLPRSTSDE
- a CDS encoding MFS transporter; this encodes MSQSPSPQVESKPDLARLTRSVALTSLVVVCLSYTLNAMDRQVFPVLLPQVSADLGYTLAQGGLLATIFTLGIGLAGVPTGFLLDRLSRKSVMLIGIGIYSVFTVLTAFGVGFFDMFAYRALSGVGEAMQNAALFSAVGAYFFANRALAIGSLNFAFGLGGFLGPVVGANLAANLGDWRIPFYIFGAVGFAFVLIIAFFVKRRFTEQVELADEASDEVGHTDHVPARFLNRNVILLGLTAVVVGIAMYGFIGLYPTFLQDELQISLSDAGTIASMFGLGAMMGLPAGYLMDRLNIRNVLIGALLIGAVVGFLIFNGPTSVGWQYVLAFAEGAVASGFCFVGVYAGLQRAVRPALIGRASGFFVSCFYVPASIAGYIFSSLVDGVGWGGAGIWQLTVLPLVGVLVLLFVKSDQFSRVRTAKPH
- a CDS encoding asparaginase, whose product is MTSADGGGVAPSLTAEDLLASVPELRTAAVLTTETIRTVPGASLSLTDILEALQWARSAVAGGASGVVMIQGTDTIEETAYLLDLYWGEQAPLIVTGAMRPPQLVSADGPANLLASVRVACAEQACGRGVLVVLNDEIHAASRVRKMRASGLNAFESPSFGPLGYIDEGVPVFGNTFARVSLDLPVPTCAPRVALLETALGDDGELLDLAVGAGFDGVVLSGFGVGHVSSTVAAAVERAAASVPVVLASRTGNGSTYRHSYGFVGSESDLITRGAMIAGWLDARKARILLACLIAGGADGPRIRRELDQRGGLMV
- a CDS encoding GntR family transcriptional regulator, producing the protein MTFSLNSKHGRSMTTHGFVLQALRDGILDGSVAGGTRLIQADLARELEVSITPVREALRDLATEGLVVFDPHRGFRVRTLDLAEVRELYELRMTLEPLTVRRVAERVSDDQLERAEDLRQAMEHATNVSEWSELNRRFHATLVEGDGGSRLAQIVEGLRDSASAYVSLSLSASPERIAESDREHAQLIELYRSKDIEGAVALTVQHLHTTLSTIEEAYEKGLL
- a CDS encoding DNA-methyltransferase, whose amino-acid sequence is MSLWSPDRANLVVHADNAQVLDSLPDSSFRMIYIDPPFNTGKTQKRHSLTTVRSAQGSRVGFHGQRYETIKGKVLAYNDAFDDYWSFLEPRLEEAWRLLAEDGTLYLHLDYRESHYAKVLLDALFGRECFLNEIIWVYDYGARTTSKWPTKHDTILVYVKDPKKYYFNNEEVDREPYMAPGLVTPEKAAKGKLPTDVWWHTIVSPTGKEKTGYATQKPEGVLRRMVQASSQEGDWVLDFFAGSGTLGAVASQLERRFVLVDSNPEAIEVMKKRLIPGPNRRDVEFVSLPSAETVIA
- a CDS encoding class I SAM-dependent methyltransferase; amino-acid sequence: MTDTQNSYLFDTGSEQGGDHMDHLAHLFDVHTVSIIGPIGLQPGQRCLDVGAGGGSVVRWLAKQVGPSGEVVAVDIDTSRLGDGPGITVVGADINEGLVGAQAGPYDLIHARLTLLHLPDREAILSTLADALAPGGWLVIGDATSRPLRVLSDHCMRDVAIWERIQYLSHEVVGPAAGMDLTWGYRISDQMVAAGLAHLYGTENSQTATGGSPGLLVHAALNTQAHDALLAAGAEEWEMQRYQELCHDPTFRIWNYQLVYLRGQKPR
- a CDS encoding LuxR C-terminal-related transcriptional regulator, with translation MDGNGSRAWPPSQLTLTSFVGREAEVDGVARLLGEARLVTVVGPPGAGKTRLAVEIARRTETATERGVVSVPLAAVSDSADLVSEIAVALEVPTDRGATLTEAVLEALRDADLLLLLDNCEHVREEAATLVSRIVTTCPRVRVLATSRVPLAVPGEQLHRIGPLDASAAAQLFTDRAALVTTLVPEAGTAAVIDEICARLDGLPLAIELVARQTRVLSLPELLARLASELAGAQLPHPTAAGHWTLTATIGWSCEQLSPAQQRLFEALSVLVGAFDLPAVAAVAADHPKLVANLARLVDHSLLLAEPADGGELRYRLLEPIRQYAAARLEATTRGEQVRAAHAQHFLEVARSASLGLMGVAGHRQYSRLRDVEGNVLAAVTWARAGHGDLAVQLVTCLAGYWEHRGHVNAARERIEPLLVAPGLSPRTRAEALLALAQLGYRQGRYREAITQSADAVELMRTLGDDDGQARGLRALAQVAAAAGDSRRAVSCCQRSIALFADLGDRQAEAWSHTVLAYAHFTLDEIDQGAEADLAALRLLASAEPAPAIARRTRVGLSYAAARRGDLAAHRKYLAGAIADLQLLGAADGDSEWLWSGVSLAHSEGRTPAVLRLAGAAQALARHGTAVPPVVAAIVTAAVEDAERKVGVPVAEKLRSAGAAMTTEQAISAALGLPDRSRPALSEREHEVAMLTGKGLTNTEIAEQLVISRRTVETHQEHIRTKLAVSSRQGVIAWAITGESV